Proteins encoded within one genomic window of Candidatus Neomarinimicrobiota bacterium:
- a CDS encoding alanine/glycine:cation symporter family protein, which yields MESLTQLGQLLTDWTATASRWISFPLIFILLGTGFFVSFSLRWIQVRKLRHSFDVIGGRYDNPEDEGDVTHFQALSAALSATIGIGNIAGVALALRLGGPGALFWMWVTAVLGMALKYAECSLSHNFRTIHEDGSASGGPMYYIERGLGPSWKPLAIAFAILATTCSFCTGNMNQANTVAQTIATYGIPTWVTGLLVAFLVGLVIIGGIRRIAAVASRLVPTMAILYVGGALIVILMRPHDTAAAITSIFEEAFSLKAGWGGLFTVVMWGIRRGLYSNEAGQGSAPIAHAAAKTKESVREGAVALMGPFVDTLIICSMTGLTILSTGVLDSTALTGAELTREAFRTGFSMAPQVGSIIVNCSVFLFAYSTMVAWSYYGDRSVEYLIGPQAIKPYRWVYVFFNFMGAILPLAFVWNFGDIALSLMTIPNLIGVIFLTGILKVMTKEYFSRKHLTYKEYLAQQSLRRLE from the coding sequence TTGGAATCACTCACCCAGCTGGGTCAGCTACTCACTGATTGGACGGCAACGGCCAGTAGGTGGATTTCGTTCCCGCTCATCTTTATCCTCCTGGGCACGGGATTCTTCGTCTCCTTCAGTCTGAGGTGGATACAGGTACGGAAGCTCAGGCACAGCTTCGATGTCATCGGGGGCCGATACGACAATCCCGAAGATGAGGGCGACGTCACCCATTTCCAGGCCCTGTCCGCCGCCCTATCCGCCACGATCGGCATCGGCAATATCGCTGGTGTCGCCCTGGCTCTACGCCTGGGAGGCCCCGGCGCCCTCTTCTGGATGTGGGTCACCGCCGTCCTCGGTATGGCCCTGAAATATGCCGAGTGCTCCCTGTCCCACAATTTCCGTACCATTCACGAAGACGGTTCCGCTTCCGGTGGCCCCATGTACTATATCGAAAGGGGCCTGGGACCATCCTGGAAACCACTCGCCATTGCCTTCGCCATCCTGGCGACCACCTGCTCCTTCTGTACCGGAAATATGAACCAGGCCAATACCGTTGCCCAAACCATCGCCACCTACGGGATACCGACCTGGGTCACCGGCCTGCTGGTTGCCTTCCTCGTAGGATTGGTGATCATCGGCGGTATCCGACGCATCGCCGCCGTCGCCAGTCGCCTGGTTCCTACTATGGCGATCCTTTATGTTGGCGGGGCACTGATCGTTATCCTCATGCGGCCTCACGACACCGCCGCTGCCATCACTTCGATTTTCGAGGAAGCCTTCTCCCTTAAGGCCGGCTGGGGCGGTCTATTTACCGTCGTCATGTGGGGCATCCGTCGCGGCCTCTATTCCAACGAAGCCGGCCAGGGCTCGGCACCTATCGCCCACGCCGCAGCTAAAACCAAAGAGTCGGTCCGGGAAGGGGCCGTGGCCCTGATGGGACCCTTCGTCGATACCCTGATCATCTGCTCAATGACCGGCCTCACCATCCTCTCCACCGGCGTCCTCGACTCCACCGCTCTCACCGGAGCTGAACTTACACGAGAAGCCTTCCGCACCGGCTTCAGCATGGCACCACAGGTCGGCAGCATCATTGTCAATTGCTCCGTCTTCCTCTTCGCCTACTCGACCATGGTCGCCTGGAGCTACTACGGGGATCGCTCCGTAGAATATCTGATCGGCCCCCAGGCAATCAAACCATATCGCTGGGTCTATGTCTTCTTCAACTTTATGGGTGCTATCCTACCCCTGGCCTTCGTATGGAATTTCGGCGATATCGCCCTCAGCCTGATGACAATCCCGAATCTCATTGGGGTCATCTTCTTGACAGGCATACTGAAAGTAATGACCAAAGAATACTTCTCCCGCAAACACCTGACCTATAAGGAATATCTCGCCCAGCAGAGCCTACGCCGATTAGAGTAA